One genomic segment of Chiloscyllium punctatum isolate Juve2018m chromosome 32, sChiPun1.3, whole genome shotgun sequence includes these proteins:
- the hyal6 gene encoding hyaluronoglucosaminidase 6 isoform X1, whose protein sequence is MGENKEVSEQIFRNSPLREEPLNFGCLKTKSWKLRAMLVAVIPKKLVTKQLVFVFILQTTSGQYFKQAKSPVLPHNPFIAVWNAPTEQCRLRYKVNLDLSVFDIFSNSNETLSGSTITIFYHDHLGKYPYFTKNKVPVNGGIPQNISLKEHLKKARADIKKVIPVDDFSGLGVIDWEDWRPLWVRNWGHKNIYRKKSIQIVRKLHPDWPEKKIKLEARKEYENAGWKLMNNTLGLAEKIRPHGLWGFYLFPDCYNHHYKKDPKKYTGKCPAIEYKRNDKLLWLWEESGALYPSIYLPLELKSSPNALKFVHYRLKEAIRLASIAIKDYTLPVFAYGRPFYAYEFEPLTQIDLVHTIGESAAMGTAGIILWGSINYARSKNHCLEVKQYVDGPLGHYIVNVTSAAKLCSKHLCKSHGRCVRQNINSKTYLHLDSNSFKIQANPEGMHPRFSVKGRMNTRDIKVMQKKFTCQCYEGWIGISCEVPVLEIPSLDKNVHSTVVRKNSAPLLPFSLATPVVFQLVFQTFYFQN, encoded by the exons AGTTGGAAGCTGAGAGCAATGCTTGTTGCAGTGATTCCCAAGAAGCTGGTCACAAAACAACTGGTGTTTGTATTCATATTACAGACGACAAGTGGCCAGTATTTTAAGCAAGCAAAATCTCCAGTACTTCCACACAACCCATTTAttgctgtgtggaatgctccaACAGAACAGTGCAGGCTCAGGTATAAGGTGAATTTGGACCTCAGTGTTTTTGATATATTTTCCAACTCCAATGAGACTCTCAGTGGGTCAACCATCACCATATTTTATCACGATCATCTAGGCAAATATCCTTACTTCACCAAAAATAAAGTTCCTGTAAATGGAGGAATCCCCCAGAACATCAGTCTTAAGGAACACTTGAAGAAGGCCAGGGCTGATATTAAGAAAGTCATCCCAGTTGATGACTTCAGTGGTCTTGGGGTGATTGACTGGGAAGACTGGAGACCTCTGTGGGTCCGAAACTGGGGTCATAAAAATATCTATCGGAAAAAATCCATTCAAATTGTAAGAAAGCTTCACCCTGACTggccagaaaaaaaaattaagttaGAAGCCAGGAAAGAATATGAAAATGCTGGGTGGAAATTGATGAATAATACACTGGGGTTAGCAGAGAAGATTAGACCGCATGGCCTCTGGGGGTTCTATCTCTTCCCAGATTGCTACAACCATCACTATAAGAAAGACCCAAAGAAATATACTGGGAAGTGCCCTGCAATTGAGTACAAACGTAATGACAAGTTACTCTGGTTATGGGAAGAAAGTGGCGCTCTCTATCCTTCCATCTATCTACCACTTGAATTGAAGTCAAGCCCAAATGCATTGAAATTTGTCCATTACCGACTGAAAGAAGCTATCAGATTAGCCTCCATAGCCATAAAGGATTACACTCTCCCCGTCTTCGCATATGGACGTCCATTTTATGCCTATGAGTTTGAGCCTCTCACTCAG ATTGACTTGGTTCATACAATTGGTGAGAGTGCTGCCATGGGGACTGCTGGCATCATTCTTTGGGGAAGCATCAATTACGCAAGATCAAAG AATCACTGCTTAGAAGTGAAACAATACGTGGACGGACCCCTGGGACATTATATTGTTAACGTGACATCTGCTGCAAAATTGTGCAGCAAACATCTTTGCAAGAGCCATGGCAGGTGTGTGAGGCAGAACATTAACTCCAAAACCTACCTTCACCTGGATTCAAACAGTTTCAAAATCCAAGCCAATCCTGAAGGAATGCATCCCAGATTTTCTGTGAAAGGGAGAATGAACACGAGGGATATCAAAGTCATGCAAAAAAAGTTCACATGTCAGTGTTACGAAGGCTGGATTGGGATATCTTGCGAGGTACCTGTTCTTGAGATTCCTTCTTTGGATAAAAATGTCCATAGCACGGTAGTTAGAAAAAATTCAGCACCGCTGCTACCATTTTCATTGGCCACTCCTGTTGTCTTTCAGCTGGTCTTTCAAACCTTTTATTTTCAAAACTAG
- the hyal6 gene encoding hyaluronoglucosaminidase 6 isoform X2: MLVAVIPKKLVTKQLVFVFILQTTSGQYFKQAKSPVLPHNPFIAVWNAPTEQCRLRYKVNLDLSVFDIFSNSNETLSGSTITIFYHDHLGKYPYFTKNKVPVNGGIPQNISLKEHLKKARADIKKVIPVDDFSGLGVIDWEDWRPLWVRNWGHKNIYRKKSIQIVRKLHPDWPEKKIKLEARKEYENAGWKLMNNTLGLAEKIRPHGLWGFYLFPDCYNHHYKKDPKKYTGKCPAIEYKRNDKLLWLWEESGALYPSIYLPLELKSSPNALKFVHYRLKEAIRLASIAIKDYTLPVFAYGRPFYAYEFEPLTQIDLVHTIGESAAMGTAGIILWGSINYARSKNHCLEVKQYVDGPLGHYIVNVTSAAKLCSKHLCKSHGRCVRQNINSKTYLHLDSNSFKIQANPEGMHPRFSVKGRMNTRDIKVMQKKFTCQCYEGWIGISCEVPVLEIPSLDKNVHSTVVRKNSAPLLPFSLATPVVFQLVFQTFYFQN, encoded by the exons ATGCTTGTTGCAGTGATTCCCAAGAAGCTGGTCACAAAACAACTGGTGTTTGTATTCATATTACAGACGACAAGTGGCCAGTATTTTAAGCAAGCAAAATCTCCAGTACTTCCACACAACCCATTTAttgctgtgtggaatgctccaACAGAACAGTGCAGGCTCAGGTATAAGGTGAATTTGGACCTCAGTGTTTTTGATATATTTTCCAACTCCAATGAGACTCTCAGTGGGTCAACCATCACCATATTTTATCACGATCATCTAGGCAAATATCCTTACTTCACCAAAAATAAAGTTCCTGTAAATGGAGGAATCCCCCAGAACATCAGTCTTAAGGAACACTTGAAGAAGGCCAGGGCTGATATTAAGAAAGTCATCCCAGTTGATGACTTCAGTGGTCTTGGGGTGATTGACTGGGAAGACTGGAGACCTCTGTGGGTCCGAAACTGGGGTCATAAAAATATCTATCGGAAAAAATCCATTCAAATTGTAAGAAAGCTTCACCCTGACTggccagaaaaaaaaattaagttaGAAGCCAGGAAAGAATATGAAAATGCTGGGTGGAAATTGATGAATAATACACTGGGGTTAGCAGAGAAGATTAGACCGCATGGCCTCTGGGGGTTCTATCTCTTCCCAGATTGCTACAACCATCACTATAAGAAAGACCCAAAGAAATATACTGGGAAGTGCCCTGCAATTGAGTACAAACGTAATGACAAGTTACTCTGGTTATGGGAAGAAAGTGGCGCTCTCTATCCTTCCATCTATCTACCACTTGAATTGAAGTCAAGCCCAAATGCATTGAAATTTGTCCATTACCGACTGAAAGAAGCTATCAGATTAGCCTCCATAGCCATAAAGGATTACACTCTCCCCGTCTTCGCATATGGACGTCCATTTTATGCCTATGAGTTTGAGCCTCTCACTCAG ATTGACTTGGTTCATACAATTGGTGAGAGTGCTGCCATGGGGACTGCTGGCATCATTCTTTGGGGAAGCATCAATTACGCAAGATCAAAG AATCACTGCTTAGAAGTGAAACAATACGTGGACGGACCCCTGGGACATTATATTGTTAACGTGACATCTGCTGCAAAATTGTGCAGCAAACATCTTTGCAAGAGCCATGGCAGGTGTGTGAGGCAGAACATTAACTCCAAAACCTACCTTCACCTGGATTCAAACAGTTTCAAAATCCAAGCCAATCCTGAAGGAATGCATCCCAGATTTTCTGTGAAAGGGAGAATGAACACGAGGGATATCAAAGTCATGCAAAAAAAGTTCACATGTCAGTGTTACGAAGGCTGGATTGGGATATCTTGCGAGGTACCTGTTCTTGAGATTCCTTCTTTGGATAAAAATGTCCATAGCACGGTAGTTAGAAAAAATTCAGCACCGCTGCTACCATTTTCATTGGCCACTCCTGTTGTCTTTCAGCTGGTCTTTCAAACCTTTTATTTTCAAAACTAG